GTAGTGGCAGTCTCCATGGTGACAGCCGGCCACAATGACCCCATCAGCACCTTCTCTGAAGGCCTTGAATACGAATTGGGGTTCAATTCTTCCAGAGCACATAACTCTGATGACCCGCACATTTGGAGGATACTGCATCCTAGCGGTTCCTGCAGTGTCTGCTCCACCGTAGGAGCACCAGTTACAACAAAACATCACGATCTTTACATCATCCTCAGCCATTGGCTTTCCTCCTTGCTTTGTCGGCGTACTATATTACTGTACATTATATGCATAGGGGAACAGTTATTATAAAGGTTACTTGAAAAACTAATTCGAAAAATATATATAGTGGAATAACAAATTAAGATTTTGTAATATACAATTAAACACCTTATTCACAACTCTTTTTGAATTTGAAATTGTTATGATTAATATTTTATTCAAAAAAAATTTAATCACAAGTTTTTAAGTTTTAAAATTATTCAAATCGACTAATTGAACGTTTAAAGCTCCATATTCCTGTTGATTTAGAAAATTTTAGTAAAGTGGAGGGTTAAATTATTACCAGTAATCTGGAAATAATGAATTTTCTAATAATACGAATTTTAAAGCCTATTTTTTTGATACAATTCTATTAATGGTTTACTCCTTATACATTGAAAAAAATTGCAATTTATAATAAAACACTTGAAAATATTATAAAAATTTAAAAAAAAATAAGAACGATTCTCTACTGCACTGATTAAACTTCAAGATAAAAATCTCATAAGATTGATAAAGGATACCTCTATAATATAATATGTGTTAATAGATGTGCATGGCACATACCATACAATTAGATCTTTATATAAAAAAATAAAAAATGGTGGTGGTTGAACTGCTACTGGAGATAACTGATCTGGCAGTGGAAGTAAGTGGAAAAGAAATTCTTACTGATGTAGACCTGTATATAGACAAAGGAGAAACTCACGTCCTATTAGGACCTAACGGTGCCGGTAAAAGCACCCTATTCATGACTTTACTTGGATTTCCAAAGTACAAAGTTACCCGCGGAGAGATCATCTTTAAAGGGGAAAACATAACCCATCTTTCCACAACTGAAAGAGTTAGGAGAGGATTTGGAGTAAGTTTCCAGAACCCGCCCTCTATCAGAGGGGTTAAACTGGGTGATCTTTTAAAAATAGAACATCATGAAACAGATCCTGACAAAGAACTAAGCCCCGAGATGATGGAACTGGTTCGCAAACTCAAATTTGATGAAAAGTTCCTGGAAAGAGATGTTAATCTTGGTTTCTCTGGAGGTGAAGTAAAAAGGTCTGAAATACTTCAATTGCTGGCCCAGGAACCAGATTTTGTGATGTTTGATGAACCAGATTCTGGGGTAGACATTGAAAATGTGGAACTTCTGGCAGAGGAAATAAACATCCTCCTGGATAAAAATAAAAAACCGGGTTTAAGGGAAAAATCAGGACTTTTAATCACCCATCTAGGTTATATACTTAACTTCGTGGCTGCAGACACTGCTCACGTGCTTATGGATGGTAAAATTGCCTGTTCAGGAAACCCTGCTGAAATATTGGATGATATAAGGAAAGAAGGATTTCATGGGTGTGTGGAATGTTGCAAGATACATTGAAAAAGGCTGAAAAAGCCAAAAAGAAGAAAGCAGCCCTGGGAGAAGACATTGAACTGGAAGAATTTGAAACAGAGAAAGCCGGTGAACACGAAGAGATTGAATCCCTGGAAGACCTCCCCAAAACTTATCAAAATACCATGAAACAGGTCGGTGTGGACCCGGATTCCGGGGAAAGAGGGGGTTCATTCATGATGATGGACCAGAGTGGTATTTTAGCCCAGTCCACCACAGAATCCATCGAACTCATGAACATTAAAGACGCCCTAGAAAAATACAGTTGGCTTTCTGAATATATGTGGAATGCCATAGCAGTTGATACTGATAAATACACTGCTGAAACCGCTTTAGGCGAGCCTGGAGGGTTTTTCATCAGAGCTCTCCCCGGTGCAAAAACTGTGTTCCCCATACAAGCCTGTATGTTCATTGGAGATGAGAGATTAGCTCAAAAAGCACATAATATCGTTATTGCCGAAGAAGGATCGGAAATACACATGATAACTGGTTGTGCCACGGGAACTGATGTTTCATCAGCACTCCACATAGGTGTTTCTGAGTTTTACATCAAAAAAGATGCGAAAATATCCTACACCATGGTACATAACTGGGGAGAACAAGTGGAGGTCCGTCCCAGGACAGCTATTATTCTGGATGACAATGCCACCTACATAAATAATTACATACTCACCAGCCCGGTTAGAACCATACAATCCTATCCCACCGCCTACTGCAGGGGTGAAAATTCTAAGGTAGTATTCCAGTCCATACTGGGAGGTCAGAAAGATTCTATCCTTGATCTGGGTTCCCGAGTTATCCTGGAAGGTAAAGGTTCCAGTGCAGAGATGGTATCCCGGGCAGTGTCCAAAGACCAGTCACAAATCTTCTCAAGGGGACATTTAGCAGGGAAGACCCAAAATGTCAAAGGACACCTGGAATGCCATGGTCTGGTCTTATCAGATGATTCCATGATTTACGCCGTACCAGAACTGGAAGGTAGTGCCACTGAACTGGAAATGTCCCACGAAGCAGCAGTTGGTAAAATTGCAGAGGAAGAAGTTCTTTACCTCACATCTCGAGGTTTAACTGAGGAAGAAGCCGCATCCATGATTGTCAGAGGATTTTTAAGCATGGATATCACTGGTTTGCCACCAGAACTTGCTGCTGAAACCAAACGCATGCTCGACCAGAGTTTAAAAGGAATGTAAACAAATTTACAGTTTAATTCTCTTTTTTCTTATTATATTTTTGTTTTTGTTAAAGGGTTTCTTAATGGGTTTTTTCAATAATTATTTTGACTGCTGAAAATACCCTATTTTTTGTTTTAAAGGCCTATTTTCAATTTATATTTTTTTGATTTCAAATTACTGGAGGGGTCATCTGAAAATAACATACATGAAAGAGAAATGAAATAAGAAATGAAAATTATTAATGAATTATTTTTCCAATAAATAGAGAATTTATTCAGTTAAGAGAATATTATTTATTTAAATCAATTTAAAAGGAGTCTATCTTATCTATTGGATAAAAAAGTATTTATTTACTGGTAACTTGAAAAGGGTGATGGGTTTTTATTCAGAAATGATTATGAATTCACCCACCTTTTCCACTTTGCCAAATGGCACCAGTAAGGTGTCACCTTTCTGTTTAGAGCCTTTAACTGCTACTGTTCTCCCTTTATCGACTTTAATAACCACGTCAGTTATTTTTCCAGTTCTATCATTTATTATAAGTTCTTCAAGCTCGCCTAAGATTCGAGCGTTGTTTGTTGCGACTTGATAACCCTTAATTTCACTCCAAACCTTTTCTTCCCCTTTAATGAGTTTCCTTTCTTCTTTCTCAACCATAACCTCACCTTCCGGAGTTTCCCCCTAGTTTCTCTAGGCATATTATGTCCTCGGGGCTATTAATATTTAATGCCAGTTCTATTTTGTCGAGGACTAGAATTTCTTCATCTTGTTCTGTATTCTTCCCCCTTAATATATTTAATCCAGATGGAACCAGATTTCCCAGCACCAAACTGGGCTGGAGACCATGTTCACTGAAGATCTCCACCGATACCATTACTGACATGGCAGGTTTAGATGATCTCTGGTACTCATTTAAAACCCGGTCAATGATATCACTAGTTATGAGGGGAAGGTCTGAAGTGATGGTAAGAATCACTTCGTCCTTTAAATCATCCCTGGAAAGCAAAAAAGAGAGGTCTTCTACGTAACCTTCACCAGGAGTTTCAAGTAAATCAAAACCCAGGTTTTTAACATGGCGGGCTGTTTTAGGAGTATTAGGAGTTGTTGCCACCAATATCTTCCTGACCTGAGTCGAATTTTGTAATGCTTCCAATACGTATTCAATAAGAGGTTTTCCATTAATCATGGTAAGGGGTTTTTCCCCTAAAGATTTCATTCTTCTACCCTTTCCACCAGCCATGACCACAGCCAATACCATATAAAAACCTATCTTTGATTATTTTAAACATTTAATGGTGAACTATGAATTTAAAGATTTTCATTAATCAATTGAGCATAACTTATGATCTTTATCATTAATTTAATTTATCAGCCTATTTTTTATTTTTCCCCCATTAGTAGTTAGTTAAATTTTCAATAGAAGTTATATGATGGTTAAAATGGGAGAAATTAAAAAAAAGGAATTAAACTAAAAAATATGTTAGTAGCGGCTTTAAGAAAAATTTTCATAGATAATGCTGCCTAAAAAAAGGAAGGAGAATCTATTTTGATGTGAAAGTTTCTTTGGATTTAAAAAACTTTTTTTAACAACTATTTGCAACCTCTTTCACAGCAGTGATAGAATTAATTGTTTTTTTATTTTTATTATCAAAAATTATTTTTATTTTTTTAGTTTTTATTTTTTAAATAAAGGGTTCATATTCCAAATAATTGGAGAAGGGGAAACATGTGAAAATTCTACTTTGAAGTTCCCCTAGTACCTATTTCTTTCTTTTTTTCATGTGTTTTGAAACCAAAAAGAACCCTGAACATGTTTTTGAAGGGTTTCCAGTATAGGTGGATGTGAATAATGGTTCCAATAACCATTAGAATTGATAATTCAACATGCCAGAAGATTACCGATGGGTTTAATGCGGTCTTAATACCCAAGTTTATTAGTAATATTAATAAAACTCCGGTAATTCCGGTTCCCAGATATCCTGCCGTGACCAGAAGGTTCCATATTCTGCGATGTTTTCTTTGATCCAATATTCCTTTACTAAATAAGTAATAGGTAAATAAATAAGCTCCAATCAGTAAGATGCTGACTGGGAGCAGGAAATAATGCGTGCCATCACTGGGGATAGTGCCACTATCAACACCAGACCCTGGGTCTGCTATTGCGCTGGTATTTCCATCATGAGATGTGTTAAACTCATGGGATGATACTCCACTTGACTGGTCAGCCTGATCTTGAGTTGCAGTAGCTGCTTTAGAGCTACTGGTACTGGTAGAGGTACTAGTATCCGGATCATATGAAGAGGAAGATGATGCTGTTTCTGTGTTGGAACTGGTGCGAGAGGATGAAGACTGAGATAAATCACATATCCCATCCCCAGAATCTGTGAAACGTCCACACTGCCCTGGATAACTGCAGCTCAGTCCATAGGGACAGCTCGCACCGCAAGCTCCAGACATGGTAGTCAAGGTAATGAGGGGAACTGATGAAAGTACGGCTAACAATTTTTCCTTTAAGCTCATGACTGAGACCTCCTTTTAGCAGGAATGAACATTGTTCTTGAAGACTTCCAGTAAGTGTGGAAGTGGAAAATGGTGACCAGTGCCAGAGTCACTCCTAATTCAACATGCCAGTATAATAGAGGTTGGCTTATAGGTAGTGAAACTCCCAGCTCCAGCATTACCAGGAGGGTGAAACCTGCTCCTGCAGATATTAGGAAAGCAAGTCCTATGATCATATTCCATAGGTTAATATGAATTGCTTTTTTTATCATATTTAGTCTGTAAAGTGCGTAAGTAAATAAATAACCCACTATAAAGGGCATAGCCGGTAATATCATGTCATAAACCATTTTAAAATCACTCTCTTATTTTTTTTTGATCATCTGAATCATTTTTAGAAAATACAGGATATTAGATATTAATTATAGAGTATAATGCGAACAGTTTGAATTGAATACGAACAGTTCGATCCAAGGCCTTTTGTTGCTTTAATCACTAAATTAAGCCTTTATTTAAAAATACTTTTTCCAAGTTTACACCCAATTCTTTACCAGATGTGATTCAAGTAGAACTACTCGAAAAAATTTTTCTTCGAAGATTCAATCTGCCTCCAGTTGTTCAAATATGGAAAATGCATAAAATATGTGCTTGAATCACGAAATACGAAAATTTATTGTGTTAAAAATAATAAGGGGACCAGCTCTCTATTGGTAATAAAAAGTAAAAAAAACACATATACCTAATGATTCCGGTTGGTGAAAATAATATGCTTAGATTAATTAGAATGCATAAGTAGATGATGTTGAAATATCAACTATATTGCTCCATTAGTGGATTTTTACTCCTTGGTTACGCCAATCAGCACTGAAAGAGCGAAGAATTCTATGATGTTTAAGAAAAATATGGGGGTGCCCATTCCAGGGCCTTTGAAACCTTCCAGTGTTAATAGAAATCCTGTGAAAAGGGCATTCTGCAGTAGGAGGAGTAGGGCGAATGCTACCAGCCCAAAGGTGAACTGAGATTTGAATTGTCTGTAACTGCCTATATACATGTATAGTAAAACTAGTAATAAGCAGATGTTGGCGATTCCTAAAAAGATGTCGATGGTGATTAATTGGGAGTTTTCAAATCCAAATCCACCCATTCCAGTCCCATTACCCCCACCCATTCCATTGCCACTTCCTCCGTGATATCCAGGGCCTCCACCCTCGCCTGCTCCTCCTACTTGCATTTATATTCACTCTCCGTTAAAATAACTAAGTATTATTGAAATTTATTTTTTATATGCTTTTTTAGTTTATGGCTCCATTTTACTAAGAATATCTAAGAAGATGGGGTAATTCTCTTCCATACGATTTGATAAAAAGTACATTGCCCCGTATTTTTTCTCACCAGTGGAATTGAAAATTATATCATGATCTTCCAAGACTTTAATATGATGTTTTATGGTTTTATAATCCAGATCAAGCTCTTTAGAAAGCTGGTTGATATTGTATGGCCTATCATGAAGGGTTTTGATTATTCTGGCCCTGTTGACCCCCCCTTTACTACCAGCAATCAAATACCATAAAATTCTTTTCATGATGATCACAAATCTCTGTGAGATATATATTATGATTATAATTCCTAAAATATTTTTTAATTAATAAAATTCTTTAATAAAATTCCCAAAAAATCTGGATCTATAGACTTATTTAGGATACTTTCCAGGAAAAACTTAGAAAGATTATTTCTTCTGTAACTTCATTCTGGGTCCCAGTATGCATGGACCCCCCTGCCTACCACCAAGGGGTATGTGAGGTGTTCCCATGGAATTCATGCATCGGGCCATGACCGCCGAACCAAGAGCTAGAGCATCGGAGACAAACAGAACATCTTCAAAGTAATCTTTGGCAAATTCTAAAATGATTTTTGGTTTTTCACCAGTGATTCCTGCTCTGCCAGTTACTCCTAAGATAGATCCCTCCACAATAACTCCTTCATCAGAAGCTTCTAAAATGAGTCGTTTAACCACCATGGCACTGACATGATCCAGGGTAGCAAATAAGGTGTGAATATCAGTTGATTCAATAATTTCATGACCTAATTTAGTGAGTTCCGGGATTTCATCTCCATTTTTACCTACATCACAGCCAATAAGTGTTGTTCCTGCACTGTAAGCAGCTTGAGGATCCACTGGAACTGTTCCGAAACGTTCCCTACCTTCAGGAACTTTCCTGATATCTACATGTTCATGCGCCCGGGCTGCGAATTCTTCAGCTGCTTTCCAGTCGGCTTTTTTTAGGATTTCTTTATTGTAAATATCCAGGGCCGCACCACCCCTTTTATCCACCTTTTCAGTTCCACGAATTATAGCATCGGAAATGGCTCCAGCCAGCCCACAGAAATTTCCAATGGTTCTGGCATAGGGTTCATCATTGTTAACTATCCTACCAGCCAGCGTAGTTCCGAAATCCATTGAAACACAGGGGTTTCTATAATCTACTTCAGTCCACTTGGCGCCTGCTTTTATACCTGCAGTTACAAGTTCACCTTCCATTTCATTAGCCACTACTGCTCTTCCTGTGGGGGGAATTACACTTACCACTGCCCCGTCGAACATGACTTTATCCAGTAGGGTGAATTCCTGTAATGGTTTGGGTAAGCTGTCCTTGGAAATTGAGGGAGACATTTTACTGGGGGGTATTCCTGCCTCCAGGCAACCATCAGCCAGTGCAATGATAAGCTCACCCACTTCTTTAGGAGAGGCGAAACCTGCAGTGACCCCGGTTGAACGTACTACAAAGTCCAGATCGTCATCTATATTTATCTGGGAACGCTTCACAGATTCTAAAATGGTATCCCTGACCATTTCTGATACTGATTCTTTGGTGAGTTCCACGTGCCACACTGTCTCTCCAAAGACTTTTTCACCCTTTTTAGGTGGTCGGATGTCCCGGGTCATCTTCACAGTTTTATCCAAGAGATAGGTTCGACTGGTGTTGAGGTTGGTGGCTGTTAAAATACATTTGGTGGTGGTGTTTCCCAGTTCTACTGATGCCACAATATAATATTCATCAGGACGCAAATTAGCCCCGTAACCTCTGCCCACAGTTTTACGGGTAAATGGTGCCATTTTGGCATCTTCAATGGTAATGTATCTGCTCTTTGCAATGACAGGTTTTGGGCCTAAACCTAATAGTTTTTTGAGTAGTGACAAATTGATACCCCCAGATTCATAATATTTCCAAAATTAATTTATCTAAAATGAATATAAACATTGCGAATTGATTATGAGAATAAATTTTTTAAAAATATTATCGCAGATGTAAAAGGTCTAGATATAATACTGAAAAATTTAGTGAATAAAAAAAAAATAAGGATTTAGAAGAAGAAAATTTAAAGCTTATTGCTTAGTTAATTGGTTCTAACCAGGAGTATGGTGCAGGGGGCTGAGTGAACCACCTTTTCAGATACACTGCCCAGTAAACGTTTATCCACTAGGTTCTTTCCAGTTCCCAGTACTATTAAGTCAACATCTTCTTCTTCTGCTAATTTTACGATCTCATCTGCCGGGCTACCTTCACGCATTACTCCCCTAAAAGTTACCATATAATGTTTGGGGGACTGGAATGCTTGCTTTAAGCTGTCTAAAATCTCCTTTCCACGAGCTCTTAACTCAGCAGCCATCATTTCTTTTACTTTTTTAGGTGTTAAAAAGGGTACGGATGTTTCCACTACATAGACTCCTATTACTTCTGTTTCCCTTTCCTGTATGATATCCAAGGTATAGTCAATTATCTCGTCCATGTATTCGCCCATGGTGGCTAC
This is a stretch of genomic DNA from Methanobacteriaceae archaeon. It encodes these proteins:
- a CDS encoding PRC-barrel domain-containing protein; this encodes MVEKEERKLIKGEEKVWSEIKGYQVATNNARILGELEELIINDRTGKITDVVIKVDKGRTVAVKGSKQKGDTLLVPFGKVEKVGEFIIISE
- a CDS encoding hydrogenase iron-sulfur subunit, with translation MAEDDVKIVMFCCNWCSYGGADTAGTARMQYPPNVRVIRVMCSGRIEPQFVFKAFREGADGVIVAGCHHGDCHYDAGNYKLDRRMRLIYKLADDLGIGRERIHHDWISASEGEKFAKTVKMMVERITALGPSPLKAQIDAPEEAEMEA
- a CDS encoding NTP transferase domain-containing protein, whose amino-acid sequence is MVLAVVMAGGKGRRMKSLGEKPLTMINGKPLIEYVLEALQNSTQVRKILVATTPNTPKTARHVKNLGFDLLETPGEGYVEDLSFLLSRDDLKDEVILTITSDLPLITSDIIDRVLNEYQRSSKPAMSVMVSVEIFSEHGLQPSLVLGNLVPSGLNILRGKNTEQDEEILVLDKIELALNINSPEDIICLEKLGGNSGR
- a CDS encoding methanogenesis marker 14 protein; protein product: MSLLKKLLGLGPKPVIAKSRYITIEDAKMAPFTRKTVGRGYGANLRPDEYYIVASVELGNTTTKCILTATNLNTSRTYLLDKTVKMTRDIRPPKKGEKVFGETVWHVELTKESVSEMVRDTILESVKRSQINIDDDLDFVVRSTGVTAGFASPKEVGELIIALADGCLEAGIPPSKMSPSISKDSLPKPLQEFTLLDKVMFDGAVVSVIPPTGRAVVANEMEGELVTAGIKAGAKWTEVDYRNPCVSMDFGTTLAGRIVNNDEPYARTIGNFCGLAGAISDAIIRGTEKVDKRGGAALDIYNKEILKKADWKAAEEFAARAHEHVDIRKVPEGRERFGTVPVDPQAAYSAGTTLIGCDVGKNGDEIPELTKLGHEIIESTDIHTLFATLDHVSAMVVKRLILEASDEGVIVEGSILGVTGRAGITGEKPKIILEFAKDYFEDVLFVSDALALGSAVMARCMNSMGTPHIPLGGRQGGPCILGPRMKLQKK
- a CDS encoding universal stress protein; translated protein: MYEKILVATMGEYMDEIIDYTLDIIQERETEVIGVYVVETSVPFLTPKKVKEMMAAELRARGKEILDSLKQAFQSPKHYMVTFRGVMREGSPADEIVKLAEEEDVDLIVLGTGKNLVDKRLLGSVSEKVVHSAPCTILLVRTN
- a CDS encoding SufD family Fe-S cluster assembly protein: MLQDTLKKAEKAKKKKAALGEDIELEEFETEKAGEHEEIESLEDLPKTYQNTMKQVGVDPDSGERGGSFMMMDQSGILAQSTTESIELMNIKDALEKYSWLSEYMWNAIAVDTDKYTAETALGEPGGFFIRALPGAKTVFPIQACMFIGDERLAQKAHNIVIAEEGSEIHMITGCATGTDVSSALHIGVSEFYIKKDAKISYTMVHNWGEQVEVRPRTAIILDDNATYINNYILTSPVRTIQSYPTAYCRGENSKVVFQSILGGQKDSILDLGSRVILEGKGSSAEMVSRAVSKDQSQIFSRGHLAGKTQNVKGHLECHGLVLSDDSMIYAVPELEGSATELEMSHEAAVGKIAEEEVLYLTSRGLTEEEAASMIVRGFLSMDITGLPPELAAETKRMLDQSLKGM
- a CDS encoding winged helix-turn-helix transcriptional regulator, with the protein product MKRILWYLIAGSKGGVNRARIIKTLHDRPYNINQLSKELDLDYKTIKHHIKVLEDHDIIFNSTGEKKYGAMYFLSNRMEENYPIFLDILSKMEP
- the sufC gene encoding Fe-S cluster assembly ATPase SufC, translated to MLLEITDLAVEVSGKEILTDVDLYIDKGETHVLLGPNGAGKSTLFMTLLGFPKYKVTRGEIIFKGENITHLSTTERVRRGFGVSFQNPPSIRGVKLGDLLKIEHHETDPDKELSPEMMELVRKLKFDEKFLERDVNLGFSGGEVKRSEILQLLAQEPDFVMFDEPDSGVDIENVELLAEEINILLDKNKKPGLREKSGLLITHLGYILNFVAADTAHVLMDGKIACSGNPAEILDDIRKEGFHGCVECCKIH